The Daphnia magna isolate NIES linkage group LG3, ASM2063170v1.1, whole genome shotgun sequence genomic interval TAGTTAATTCCATGATTTCTCACTACATGCTTCCTCACTGGACGGCCAAACAAATTGGAATTCGGATCAAAAATAAATCTTTCAACTGCAAAAGAACCAAAAATGACTCTAATCCAATTAAAGTAAGATCTTAAATTGGTTATTTTTTAAGCAAATCAATTataaattgtttgatttttcctttaattttttcctcttcCCATTCAGTactacctgaaaaataaagTAGCCCCACCTGTAAACCATGTCATCCAGCCATTTGACCGCTACTCATCAATTCCACTATGTGATGTCCCGTCATCAATGTTACCAGTACGTTGGCGAGAACTGATGTTAATTCACAAAGGCATACGTCTTCGATCTAGGAAAGATCCTTTCGCGCTACGGTCTTTAGTTCCGAAGTGCCAATCGTCGTATTATCTCCTCTACGAGAACACGCCCACGCCTGAGTCCGCTGTGGCAAAGCCCACGCCTGCAACCAAGAAACCGAAGCCAAGGAGATATTCCCGGACGAGaacgaataaaaagaaagcgGATTGTAAGATTCCGCAGGCAAATAGTGAAAGACAAGCTAGTCAAGCGCTTGTACAATCCTTTCATTCTCCTATTCATTGTAACCTTGCTGATTCTGAACATAGCTCTTCATCTTACCTAGATGAAGACAGTTACGATCAATCGCCTGAGGTATCTTAGTTCAATAATGACAATTTTTCCCGTTCAAATTTTTCCTTAATGATGTATTTTGCGCCTGAAATACCTATTATTTCTAAATGATAATAGATGTTACAAGTTCGAAGAAAAGGCGCATTTCCAGAAAATCgcaaacggaaaaaaaaattaaaccatACAACTGTAAACTCTTCCACGGATAATGTTCTTTCTGAACCGGTAATAATAAGCAAAATTACTCATAAAATCCCTGTACTCTGAAGCATATGTCTTAAGATCGTGGTCGCACAGAAGGTAACGGAGAGCATAAATCAAGAACGGAACAATATTCACTCAACCATCAGCAAAACCCCTCCGGAAATTTACCCGATTCCAGAACAGGTATAGTATACGCCGTCAACAATGTCTCAGACACTGCCAAGAACACTTAAATTATGTTTTAATCCTgctcttttgttgttttctaaATTGTTCAATTCCAGCTTAACCTCAGCAAAGCTGATAACTCTTTACAAGAAGGGCACATAGAAAAAAGTCAGTGTAATGGAAACTCAGTCGTATCGCCTCAGCCAACTGTTATGTCAAGCATGTCATCTTATCACCAAGATTCCATTGAAACCGATCCAGAGTCTGAACCTCAACACCCACTTGACGCTTCGAGTCCTCATATTGAGAAAAGAAGAACTAGTCCAACCACTAACCAAGGGGCAAAGCGTTACTTCATAATCCACCGTCCTGACTCAAATACGACCCATGTTATGCATGTTTGGGGCCCTTCGAAAATTCGCACAGAAACTTCCGTTCCACTTCGAACGGTTGCAGATCGCGAAGCCAGTAATACTGTCGGAGGACCAAATACATCGTCACAAGTAAGAAAGAAACAATTCAAATAAGTGCGTTCGgctcaccttttttttttttttctttttcttctttcttctttcttctttcttctttcttcttttttccttgttgCCCGCGTTTGTatagggaaacaaaaaatctacATCGTCCTGTAATAGTGGGACCGGCAATTTCTCTTCCTTTGGACAAAATGTCTCGGGAACGGGTACCGGCAATAGCGGGGGAGATGACGGGGAGAGGCCACCCTCCAGTCCGCTGAACATCCGGCATGTCGATGAAAATGTAGTCATGGAAGACGATGACGATGAGGAAGACTCTATTTCCTTTGATTTCTTAGCATCGGTTCCATTGCTTACCCATTCTGTCCCGTCAAAAGGGAGGAGTCCTGCTCATCGACACATTCGCCATCAGCGCAACGCCAAGCGGATACTCGATTCTTGGATGGCTGACGATGACCCTAGTCAGCCTCGCAGCGATGGTATtactttgattttcttttattctatttataaaatttatttatattcacTGATAACGACTACTTGGTTTTGATTAGCATACGCCCAAATATACTTCATGAAAGTTCGAAATCGACTAGAACAACAAAATCCCTTGGCTTTTAAGGAATTCGTAACTACTTTGGGACACTTCCAATCTAGCTCGTGCTCGACTTTGGAACTGTATAGAAAAATGAAGTCAATTTTAAAAGATCACCTGGATTTAATGGAAGAGTTTGTCCTTTTTTTAAGTCCTGAAGCAGCCGCCCAATGTGGCGTACAATTTCAACATTTCTTGTACGTTCGAATGCGTGAATTCTTCTCAAAACTGAAGGTAAACTACCTAATGTCTTTTATCGCAGTTAGTGGAAGTTAATATTTAATATTCCATATTTTTCTTCCAAATGTACAGATTCATTTCAAAGATAGCCCTTTGCAGCTCAAGCGAACTCTAAAAACACTTCAGCAAATTGAGAGTAGCCCTTCACCAAATGTCAGTGATATTAAAAACGCTCTTCTTCCTCTGCTTAAAGGGAATGCTCATTTGACGCAAGCTTTTCTTCAGCTTTTTCTTGATGATGCGCCCTTTCCAAGGTAGATCTATTATCTCGTAGTAAGGTATGGAAGGTTAACTGTCTTGttttccattattttgcaGCGATGCAGGGGACTTTGAGGATGTGAATATGGATCAAATTAATAGTGGCGATGAATTTGAACACGTCCATTTGAGGGAAGCTACTACGCaatccaaagaaaatgaagcaAAATCAGGGAAGCGGACAGGTATGAAGGGAAGTGCCAAGAACAAGAGCAAGGGAAAATCTTGGAAAAAGTCATcgtaacatttattttatagaaatttttttctttattaccGAAATCCTTGTAAATACAGACGCTTTCGAATACTTCGTATACACAAAAcgattttatttgcttttagGTTGTGGTTTTCAGCAAGCTTCGTGTAAAGTAATAACAAACTTTGAGCCAAAAGGTGAATCGTACTCAATACCTAAAGACTGGAAAATCTTGCGTGGGGTAGAGAGTGAATACAGGTACAGTTTTCCATCGCGATCCCCGTATGCTAATGGCAAGTCAGCTGACAAAGTGCATTTAACATCCAACCAGGAGATTGTGTTAATAACTGCATATGGAGGTTGATCGATTGCCATAGTTGGAGCACGCTGTTTGTTTGCCCACTCGATGATccctttcatttttgggaTTTCGTCACCACCTACCCAAGTTGGAGGAAGTAATGATGCGATGATCAAATCAACAGAGGCTGACGGCAAgtctgtaaaagaaaaaatcttacaGCATTAAAATTGGACGGGAAATcaaacatacaaaaaaaattacgttttTCATTATTGATGACTGATTGCCCTGTGAGTTTGTACaattcaatttctttcttcaaatAATGTGATACAGTCAAAGTTTGTAAGTAGACAACAGTCTGAACTCCTAATGTGGCCAAATGACGAGCAGCACAGACAGCACCTGCAGCTTCTGGATGGTTGCCACACAGAACTACAACAACTGGCTTCTGATGAGAGTTTTTAGGTGTCAAACGGTGAGGGCCACCAACAAAATGTAGGGCAACCTCTGCAACAGCCCGAGCTATGGATTCTGATCTCCGTTCAACACTTATGCCTAGTTTCTCCATAGAATCTTGCATAGCTTTGCGAAGTTCAGCACTTGCACTGGGTACAACTAGACCTGCATCTGTGAAACTCATGTATGtataaaattcaaataaaaatcataTAGAAAGCTAAATACCAGTGAGAAATTCCTTTGCAGATGGTGAGGGAAGGTGAATTTGTCGATATGTAGGGGGCAAAGTTTCAAGAACATTTTCATCATGCCTAAAGTTGGACACTGTTCTTGTTCCAGGACCAGGAGGAGGACCTTGCTGTTTTCCCGATTGTATCTCTCCCATTACAGTTTTTTTATCAAAGAGAGCcaaatttgtttcaaaatcaaaatcctTTTCCATGTTGACATCTGTTCCAAAGCAAACATCATCTTTCCCAActcttccttttattttatttagctTGCTTGGTGTGTCTGGCATGGCTGTTTGAGAAGAAAAACTAGTATAAGCATCAAATTTGCGTGGAGAGTCCCTGGCActggtttttttaatttgctgaGATTCCAAATGCTCAATATCTGCtttgtttcctattttgtCTTCTTTAGGCGAGGGAATGATGGAAAGGTTAAGTATTTCTTTAGCCAGCAATGTGACATCGTCAGTAGACGATTTCAATCCATTTTTCCAAACATCTTTCAGAGTTATTGTTTGATTAAAGGTATCCACATTGCTTACTTGGCCTTGGTAACAACCAAACAATTCCCCACAGTCAACAGACACATACGAGCCTAAATATTTTCCGCTCATTTCATACGTTTTATAATTAAGAAAACAGGTGGTTAAAAAGTTTTGAGATAAAAGCCGTTAAAACGCTATCACTTTTCAGAAAATTGTTCTCAGGGACTAACACCAACAGTTAGGTAAACTTCGTCTGCCAAAGAAACGCAAAAGCCATAACTTGTAAAGgaacaaaaagggggggagggggaataCTTCAACGGTAGAATGGTATCAACTTGTCGAGTCTGGTGTGTGACTAAAAATATACGTCTAGAAACATAAAATGGTCAAGTTAAATGGAATGGCTGAAATGGCATATTATACATCTCTGTAAGAACTAGGGGACCTCACTCCGTTcgggaagttcccgatagggttggGCAGTAGTTGCTCTTGAATCGCGGCAATGCTCTGATTACAATCAACGGCTCCCGCTGTTCACGAAGTTTTCCATAgccctgaagaaaaaaaagaatcacacagcataatcaaaactGACCgctaatttcgattaagtaaaTGTTTCCTCTcggttttaaaataaacgaaaagaaagaatgttaccaccccaacaatttatattttgttgtttacgttaagtttaaaaaaaattaagaaaccaagcaaacaaaagaaaattaacttgatttccgtgattagcaCTCAATTCTGAAATataatcatgtattttaagcgaaagtagaaatttggccaaaaatggaaaagtgggaagggccactttttcccacttttgtcaaaatctgcaaaaaacgacatctcatggAATTCGACGAAAATTACGTTATAATCCTAATTGAAagttgatttcgattaagttgcttgttttctcgttaaaccaactgtttaaaaaaaacgataacAAAGTACTGTCCTTTTTAAAACTTAGTTTTTGGGTTTTCTGATTCTAATTGTTTTCGCTTCTGATTccattttattcaaaaatcgatGAATTGagtggaaaactaatattttattcggaattagcttttaattttggttgtaataggttaagttttattgaattctaagTCAAAATTGTAATCCGACTTTTTGCACAAAAAGTCAGGCTtaattaatcaagtaaaacTATATATCTTATCAATAGATGGCTACACTGTTTAGTGAATCGTCTGCTATAGAAATTCGTGGTTCTCATCAGATGTAGCCTGGTTGTTAGGGGTTCGACGTTCGAGACGTGTTCTGCTGGCCCCCCCAGCAGATAAATGATAAACATATATCAGCCCCGGCTGATAAATGTTCAGTGCGTTTTTAAATAGTTAACAGGTACCATAATTTAATACCTAATGAATGACAGATCCTTTCAGTCTTGATGGTGAAAGCAAGATGGTGTTGGGAACACAGTGACTCAGAGTTGTTTACCTTTTGAGAACATTCTGTGTCAGCTTCAATTCACCCAAGTAATCAATAATCACTTTTGTGTCTTCCCTAAAGCAAACGATTCTAGCAGCTGCTTGCTTCATTTGAATCCAGTTGACAGTCACATTTACCAGCTGTTCCTAGTTTAATGGGTGGATACTGTGTAGTATGAGTAACAGTTAGCTTCATCTGATTTAAGTGAAAGAAATATTAAGGGAAAAACGACTCTTTGGAAACAACCATGTACCAATCCTttactcaaaaaaaaaaaaaaaaaagaagagcttATCATGGTATGTTAGGCAATAAATATTGTAGAGTATAATGAGAAGACTTTTACCCTCTTCTTTTTGTCATAGGTGCTGTAATAGTATGTTTGCAGAATTGCGAAATTGCTTGCCTGAAGAATGTGCTCAGCATTGAAAAATGTGCGCAGCAAAAACGGTTGGTCGCAATTCTAAACGTCAAATGTACAGATTTCCCGGTTGGATGAGCGAGTATTGAAGGAGATGGAAAAATATTCGTTGTAATTCACGGAAGAAGAATACATCCTCGACGTCACTTCTGTGCTGCAGAAAAATCAGCAAATCTACATCCTGATTTTCTGCCGTTCCGTCAGTCACTCCAATGCTTTCGACAATAGGACAACAGCAGCATTCTTCAATCAGACTGCTCCTGATTGTCTTGAAGATGAATTGCTCTTCATGCTCGGTGAGAAATTTCACAGGACTGCTTTGAAAATTGGTATCACCTTAACGAAGGTAtaaaaaatggcatttttattttttaaatatagaattACGTTGCCTCCCTGCTTCATTGGACAGCAGATTTAGATAACATGTCAACTGTGAAATCGATCATGTGTCTGTTACCAAAAATGGCTCTCTCCGTTCGCGACATCAGACCTCCCCAGACCTCTCCAGTGTGTCATTCTGATGCAAAGCTCCTGAAATGGAGTGGAACGTTTTGAACCATCTCAGGCTAAAGTTCAAGTTCTAGGTCTGTCGGTTTTTTCTGTCTGTAAACCCATGATTACAACTAATTAAAATGCAATTTATTGTGTTGTTTGCAGAGGTATTAGGAAAGTGGTTGCTTTTTGGTTAGATTTTCTTCACCGTCAGATGCATCCATCGGAATGTTGTTCACTTCCTCGTCATCATTGCTCACGTAATTAAACAACATTGTGCTTTGAAAAACGTTATACTAAtcctaatataaaattttaatagaaaaCTTTTATGCATTGTTCTTGTCTCAAAGTTATATCGACTCGCAAACGACAAATCCTTGGCACGAAGAACGGAAATTTAATGCATTAGCAAGTCATCTGCATCTAAACAGATCAAACGCACGAGATATCCCGCCTCGTCCGGCAACTTACCATCCAGCAACGCATCCATCAACAGAGTGTTAAAGAGGAAACTAATTGACTACATGCCGACTAGACGATTTCCATGCAAGACGAATGTTAAAATCCAAAGAGGTGAGCAGGATGCAGCGAACTATGTCATGTCAAACCATTAGCTGAATATGAATACTATCAGTTCTCCAGAACGAGAGGTAACGAAGGATTGCACAAATTTTATTGAATACATATTGATAGGCAATCGTTTATATATTGATTCGTGTTTCGTTTCCTTTAGGTCTACATAGGTTAATAATCATACTGAATCAAAAGAGGTACATACTTGAacgagattttaaaataataacggCTGGAATTCCATGTGGAAATTTCGAAGAACGCTACCTGCACGTTACCTTTAGTCGATGATTCATCTCGAAgataaaatatgaaaatttttataaattttagtgcatatctgggctcccttcttttctgtggccccgtttccccttgacttgtgataagCCCGTAGCGGGTCATGCCgttactgtgatcagcagcaaaggttgtgagtgcgctgtccggaaaggggacgtgggggtcctcaagttctatgatatcattggagggcgaagaggctacccacaaatccgaattaacggttaatcgctcacgtaaaaacttgtccgaaaccttccatcctcttccggcttctcttagccacccaccgggtaatctccccggtgaaTCAACTGAGGTAGTGGATCTCACTACCTTGGTTGACGCAAAAAGTTATATATCACTACAGAATTGttcaaacaaattttaaatttttttttacttttgtgaTATGTTAGTTAGCATTTCTTCTTGTGCAATGCACTTGTTCTATTACGGTTTATCTGAACAAGGTCTGTGTCCTCTTGAAACTTCGTTCAAATACGTGAATTTACATGTTTACCCATACAGACTAAGTCATATGATTTTAACCTCTTCCACAACTTTCTTTTGACTTAATTTGTTCATGTAAACACTGTTTGAAAGTATCATATTGGCGTTCGATTAATATCtgaataattcattttttatttcaattagACTCTGTAGGGAATTGAACATTTATTCTACAGCATGCCTTCCCGACGCTCAACCACAGAGCCATGAGTCACATTAGCAACCTCACTGTTTTGCTTTGTCCTTTGAGGAATGTGTACATTTAGGTGTAAATTTACATGGGCTATATACACTTAAAATTATATTGTTAAATGGAAATTTCCAAGGTAAATGGATGACATATTGTTCCCTTTGCAGACTGTTTTGAGTAGCATGTGAAGAGCTGCCATTTTACTTAACTAAACTACACATGAGAATGGTATATATAAACC includes:
- the LOC116918787 gene encoding uncharacterized protein LOC116918787, with amino-acid sequence MASKETEQVLEEELQALHHSIEQLNSVNSEVIFQNNSFENQKTSKKKRVNQADVQTQTPKKSRKSSNRIPEDYLADPDNPIDEILEEIAQRKNLTTYNVKHLLRNIIANESVQEMLKCSLDPSLKMDFQPKLTRSKTKEWLETQNRAWPTSAKKVSETQILMEEDFPEDSSDEDDEYRPNEDDIDNHSDEGSFLSSHTSDIGSPSSSLAPFPKSVSESTDPFKRPFPIEQPPMHDDLIGSRTRSKLPLNDTLLEHLELAFVPPDISTDMYDSDCDNEEWRTFLKEFVCPPSNHFYENLDDEDADPEYNVLEEEEEVDAEELRADRTVQITKKEVSELLSELFEADFSSSDEENTKRSTEPVRVREPADDILQTAMSDIMVQLETNSPSTSKTPAKPTGIVQPLVPIPIREPVQDFPFTVSFPTLDCAPIEMFPQIDPVNGPTEVSSTLILSPEATLLLNEQMRKHVQLLTQMHLITAQQSGLESITEECRFMLQDLVSLKQRVDIANLDEALDLVNYWESVVTKVPPEELTKFQRTVITCGERKKFFKRSSKHPDRYPFNPKMVELMAESRIFLYPELLPKIAIFQSVPGPCKMSLYEEQLIAMGMEQFTPFCADLLKGSKSSVDNLVNSMISHYMLPHWTAKQIGIRIKNKSFNCKRTKNDSNPIKYYLKNKVAPPVNHVIQPFDRYSSIPLCDVPSSMLPVRWRELMLIHKGIRLRSRKDPFALRSLVPKCQSSYYLLYENTPTPESAVAKPTPATKKPKPRRYSRTRTNKKKADCKIPQANSERQASQALVQSFHSPIHCNLADSEHSSSSYLDEDSYDQSPEMLQVRRKGAFPENRKRKKKLNHTTVNSSTDNVLSEPIVVAQKVTESINQERNNIHSTISKTPPEIYPIPEQLNLSKADNSLQEGHIEKSQCNGNSVVSPQPTVMSSMSSYHQDSIETDPESEPQHPLDASSPHIEKRRTSPTTNQGAKRYFIIHRPDSNTTHVMHVWGPSKIRTETSVPLRTVADREASNTVGGPNTSSQGNKKSTSSCNSGTGNFSSFGQNVSGTGTGNSGGDDGERPPSSPLNIRHVDENVVMEDDDDEEDSISFDFLASVPLLTHSVPSKGRSPAHRHIRHQRNAKRILDSWMADDDPSQPRSDAYAQIYFMKVRNRLEQQNPLAFKEFVTTLGHFQSSSCSTLELYRKMKSILKDHLDLMEEFVLFLSPEAAAQCGVQFQHFLYVRMREFFSKLKIHFKDSPLQLKRTLKTLQQIESSPSPNVSDIKNALLPLLKGNAHLTQAFLQLFLDDAPFPSDAGDFEDVNMDQINSGDEFEHVHLREATTQSKENEAKSGKRTGMKGSAKNKSKGKSWKKSS
- the LOC116918790 gene encoding enhancer of mRNA-decapping protein 3, which encodes MSGKYLGSYVSVDCGELFGCYQGQVSNVDTFNQTITLKDVWKNGLKSSTDDVTLLAKEILNLSIIPSPKEDKIGNKADIEHLESQQIKKTSARDSPRKFDAYTSFSSQTAMPDTPSKLNKIKGRVGKDDVCFGTDVNMEKDFDFETNLALFDKKTVMGEIQSGKQQGPPPGPGTRTVSNFRHDENVLETLPPTYRQIHLPSPSAKEFLTDAGLVVPSASAELRKAMQDSMEKLGISVERRSESIARAVAEVALHFVGGPHRLTPKNSHQKPVVVVLCGNHPEAAGAVCAARHLATLGVQTVVYLQTLTVSHYLKKEIELYKLTGQSVINNEKHLPSASVDLIIASLLPPTWVGGDEIPKMKGIIEWANKQRAPTMAIDQPPYAVINTISWLDVKCTLSADLPLAYGDRDGKLYLYSLSTPRKIFQSLGIEYDSPFGSKFVITLHEAC